One part of the Anopheles coustani chromosome 2, idAnoCousDA_361_x.2, whole genome shotgun sequence genome encodes these proteins:
- the LOC131266765 gene encoding transcription initiation factor TFIID subunit 4-like isoform X2 — translation MASANFLEEALKSDVDESAVNAIVGTLENQLDVNTNQVQQVGGAVKTGAFVNSVKNQSSAISEPSSAAAPATAVATAVVSNGGATSSSSSSSASSGQKHGAGGLVTNGEIVSNIVNLVSSNNGASVINNNTITTNNNNLAKTFLVSASVAGSTTTTVGGNKATAGGGGNVTVTLSSAGGGGQQQQRNPVPSVVTSGGGTTGGGGGGINIISQQIVVPAGGGSHHQPPPLFNVTTNHGHQPQSNQGTAAGGHGNSIIIGSSNNHILTSSNMPKNEPVKLVYPAAGGVPQTAVLNMNNNRVTLTSSTLPNGTLSSGQQPQLIQTSNIVTGGGVKATIQQQQQQQVAGASQPGGGGLPTPTLIIKNQQTGAVMNTGAPGIVTVSKPMNNQITLSALQGQQGSTLLLKNEQGHFQLLRIGPAPTGAQITPANLTGSSANQTIRLQTVPATHSSGSGAIIVSSQSITTAPTSYISTQPTPVASVAPVPALAAQQNITISHSPAQAGAQPTVLATQQSLHQQQQQQTTVVASSHSVANQQQQQQQQQQQQQQTVVVTTTGGGGAPGQQQQQRNSLDNTKEKCSKFLTNLIELSKREPAKVEQNVRTLIQELVDANVDPAEFCERLERLLNASPQPCLIGFLKKSLPLLRQSLVTKEITIEGINPPSAAVAFAGTALTQIPAQIRPIGQTTIVSQNSMVGQTQIRMLTSQAGGLTTMPRIGQTTIRPAAPVRIQQQQQQQVVQGATPTTVVGPRTITAQQIRPNSTTIGHTTIVQTSGGQQLSQNISTTPPALLPIRAPSGTSITRTSATLQIRTAAPVSRTVTSVVGGTTVTAGGLSKQILQTQVNQIRAQTPVASVAAAAAAAAAAASGSSATQVKQVTAITGGGNVVVSLNQVPGPPPMQPVSANSVGGTTVVSVGGSSAGTIPPMPALALSSSAVSAAAGLSTTHVVGSSSSSSASAAPTATVVVSSSSSTAASASGTVVVASASAPSAATVSATSNSGSTSTSALPPPPSTPAPAPQAPSVTTNKSVSAKSQNQSGASKKKTGASAAAGSADPDAASKRAGASAQSQFYHHHASMYGDDDINDVAAMGGVNLAEETQRILGSTEFVGTQIRSCKDEVFLHLPALQSRIRSIIARHGLEEPSNEVAVLISHACQERLKNVVEKLAIIAEHRIDIIKVDPRYEVTKDVRGQIKFLEELDKAEQKRHEEQEREMLMRAAKSRSKTEDPEQAKLKAKAKEMQRAEMEELRQRDANLTALQAIGPRKKPKLEEGTSASATPGGSGTGTLSGKAPTPLRPRIKRVNLRDMLFYMEQERETCRSQMLYKAYLK, via the exons ATGGCGTCTGCCAACTTTTTGGAAGAAGCTCTTAAATCGGACGTCGACGAATCGGCGGTGAATGCGATAGTGGGAACGTTGGAAAACCAGTTGGACGTGAATACGAACCAGGTGCAACAAGTAGGCGGTGCAGTGAAAACGGGTGCGTTCGTGAATAGTGTGAAAAATCAATCTAGTGCAATCTCCGAGCCATCAtcggcagcagcaccagcaacagcagtagCGACAGCAGTTGTGTCAAATGGGGGTGCAAcgagtagcagcagcagtagtagcgCTTCATCGGGCCAGAAACACGGCGCTGGTGGCCTCGTCACGAACGGCGAAATAGTGTCCAACATAGTGAACCTCGTTAGCAGCAACAACGGTGCTAGTGTGATTAATAACAATACCATCacgaccaacaacaacaaccttgCAAAGACGTTCCTAGTGAGCGCGAGTGTGGCAGGCAGTACTACGACGACCGTGGGGGGTAACAAGGCGACCGCTGGTGGTGGCGGGAACGTAACCGTTACGTTATCATCGGCTGGTGGCGgcggtcagcagcagcagcgcaatCCGGTTCCGTCGGTGGTAACATCCGGTGGCGGTAcgaccggtggtggtggaggaggcaTCAACATAATCAGCCAGCAGATCGTGGTGCCTGCCGGAGGGGGCAGCCACCACCAGCCACCGCCACTGTTCAACGTGACCACCAACCACGGCCACCAGCCGCAAAGCAACCAGGGCACAGCAGCGGGCGGACACGGCAAtagcatcatcatcggcagTAGCAACAACCACATCCTAACGTCATCGAATATGCCAAAGAATGAACCAGTGAAGTTGGTCTATCCTGCAGCCGGTGGCGTCCCGCAGACGGCGGTACTCAATATGAACAACAACCGCGTCACGCTGACTTCGTCCACGTTGCCGAACGGGACGCTTTCGTCCGGTCAGCAACCGCAGCTGATCCAGACGTCGAACATCGTCACCGGGGGCGGCGTGAAGGCCACGatccagcaacaacagcagcagcaagtggCCGGTGCGTCGCAGCCCGGTGGTGGCGGTCTGCCAACGCCAACGTTAATTATCAAGAACCAGCAGACGGGCGCAGTCATGAACACCGGTGCACCTGGCATCGTCACGGTTTCGAAGCCGATGAACAATCAG ATCACTTTAAGTGCCCTTCAAGGACAGCAAGGTTCGACGCTGCTGCTGAAGAATGAgcagggccatttccagctgCTCCGGATCGGACCGGCCCCGACCGGTGCCCAAATTACGCCCGCCAATCTGACGGGATCTTCCGCGAACCAAACGATACGATTGCAAACTGTACCAGCT ACCCATTCATCCGGTTCCGGAGCCATCATAGTGAGCTCACAGTCCATTACGACCGCCCCGACGAGCTACATTTCAACGCAACCCACGCCAGTCGCCTCGGTGGCCCCAGTGCCGGCATTGGCAGCTCAGCAAAATATCACGATATCGCACTCCCCGGCGCAAGCGGGCGCCCAACCCACGGTGCTGGCCACCCAGCAATCattgcaccagcagcagcagcaacaaacgaCCGTTGTCGCCTCATCTCACTCCGTGGcaaaccaacagcagcagcaacaacaacagcagcagcagcagcagcaaacggtCGTTGTTACAACGACTGGCGGTGGTGGAGCCCCtggccaacagcagcaacagcgaaACTCCTTAGATAATACCAAAGAAAAGTGCAGCAAATTTCTCACCAATCTGATCGAGCTGTCCAAACGGGAACCGGCCAAAGTGGAGCAGAATGTGCGAACACTTATTCAGGAGCTGGTGGACGCGAATGTCGATCCGGCCGAGTTTTGCGAACGGTTAGAGCGTCTGCTCAACGCTAGTCCACAGCCGTGCTTAATTGGGTTTCTAAAG AAAAGCCTTCCCCTGCTGCGGCAATCGCTAGTAACTAAAGAGATAACGATCGAGGGCATCAATCCGCCTTCGGCTGCTGTTGCCTTCGCTGGTACCGCCTTAACCCAAATTCCT GCCCAAATTCGCCCGATCGGACAGACGACGATCGTGTCACAAAACAGTATGGTCGGTCAGACGCAAATACGTATGCTTACCTCTCAGGCCGGCGGGCTGACGACGATGCCACGGATCGGGCAGACCACGATCCGGCCGGCGGCCCCCGTCCGaatacagcagcagcaacagcagcaggtgGTCCAGGGCGCCACGCCAACGACCGTCGTAGGACCTCGAACGATCACTGCCCAGCAGATTCGACCAAACTCTACCACGATCGGTCACACGACGATCGTGCAGACATCGGGCGGCCAACAGCTGTCGCAAAACATCTCAACGACACCTCCTGCATTGCTACCG ATCCGAGCACCCTCCGGCACCTCGATAACGCGCACGAGCGCGACGTTACAGATACGCACCGCGGCTCCCGTGTCGCGCACGGTCACCTCCGTCGTCGGCGGCACGACGGTGACAGCGGGCGGGCTCAGCAAACAGATCCTCCAGACGCAAGTCAATCAGATACGCGCCCAAACGCCGGTGGCCTCGGTGGCGGCAGCCGCTGCGGCGGCCGCTGCCGCGGCATCCGGTTCGTCCGCGACCCAGGTTAAGCAAGTGACGGCAATTACCGGTGGCGGGAACGTGGTGGTCAGTTTGAACCAGGTTCCAGGTCCGCCTCCCATGCAGCCTGTCTCGGCGAACAGTGTCGGCGGGACGACGGTAGTGTCGGTGGGTGGTTCGTCTGCCGGCACGATACCGCCCATGCCTGCCCTCGCGCTATCCTCTTCTGCGGTAAGCGCGGCGGCGGGTCTTAGCACGACGCACGTCGTGGGctcttcctcctcttcctcggcCTCGGCGGCGCCAACGGCCACGGTCGTTGTTAGTTCTTCATCCTCCACAGCAGCGTCAGCTAGTGGGACGGTGGTGGTTGCCAGTGCGTCCGCACCCTCGGCGGCCACTGTCAGTGCCACCAGCAATAGCGGCAGTACTAGCACCTCTgcacttccaccaccaccatcaacacCGGCACCGGCACCCCAGGCGCCGAGCGTAACGACTAATAAAAGTGTGTCCGCTAAATCGCAGAATCAATCGGGGGcgtcgaagaagaagacgggTGCGTCCGCGGCCGCCGGCAGCGCTGACCCGGACGCGGCCAGCAAGCGGGCCGGGGCATCAGCGCAATCGCAGTTCTACCACCACCATGCGTCCATGTacggcgacgacgacatcAACGATGTGGCCGCGATGGGCGGCGTCAACCTGGCGGAGGAAACCCAACGCATCCTCGGCTCGACCGAGTTCGTAGGGACGCAGATTCGGTCGTGCAAGGACGAGGTGTTTCTACATCTGCCCGCACTGCAGTCCCGGATCCGCAGCATCATCGCCCGTCACGGTCTGGAGGAACCGAGCAACGAGGTGGCGGTGTTGATCTCGCACGCCTGCCAGGAGCGACTGAAAAACGTGGTCGAAAAGCTAGCAATTATTGCGGAGCATCGGATAGATATTATCAAG GTTGACCCACGGTACGAGGTCACGAAAGATGTACGAGGGCAGATAAAGTTTCTCGAAGAGCTGGACAAAGCCGAACAAAAACGTCATGAGGAGCAGGAGCGTGAAATGTTGATGCGAGCCGCCAAATCCCGATCGAAAACGGAAGACCCGGAGCAGGCTAAACTGAAGGCAAAG GCAAAGGAAATGCAACGGGCGGAAATGGAGGAATTGAGGCAGCGGGACGCCAATCTGACGGCGTTACAAGCAATTGGTCCGAGAAAGAAGCCGAAGTTGGAGGAAGGAACATCCGCATCGGCAACG CCCGGTGGGTCCGGAACAGGAACATTAAGTGGGAAGGCTCCGACGCCGTTACGGCCGCGCATCAAGCGCGTCAATCTTCGTGATATGCTATTCTACATGGAACAAGAGCGGGAAACCTGCAGGAGTCAGATGCTCTACAAAGCCTACCTCAAGTGA